The Clostridium septicum genome contains a region encoding:
- a CDS encoding winged helix-turn-helix transcriptional regulator: MYNVDETIYECPVEALSNILGKKWVAEIIWKIKEQKVRFGELQRALDGCSKKMLTQQLELLINNEIIINNKKITNNIVESTYYLSDSGLKLLPIMAKMINWSNNNLSCEKIKNS; this comes from the coding sequence ATGTATAATGTAGATGAAACAATTTATGAATGCCCAGTAGAAGCTTTGTCTAATATACTAGGTAAAAAGTGGGTTGCTGAAATAATATGGAAAATTAAAGAACAAAAAGTTAGATTTGGAGAATTACAAAGAGCTTTAGACGGATGTAGTAAAAAGATGCTAACACAACAACTAGAATTATTAATTAATAATGAAATTATAATTAATAACAAAAAGATAACAAATAATATAGTAGAATCAACGTATTATTTAAGTGATTCAGGATTGAAGTTGTTACCTATTATGGCAAAAATGATAAATTGGAGTAATAATAACCTTTCATGTGAAAAAATAAAAAATTCTTAG
- a CDS encoding cytochrome c biogenesis protein/redoxin, whose amino-acid sequence MENINFLVVFIEGVLSIFSPCILPILPIYLSMLSNSSVDSMKENKFKSSVLLKNTIFFTLGISTTFFILGSSINALTSFFNTNKNMIMIIGGFIIIFMGLFYLGIIQSNILSREKRFSVKSKNMTSLSAFLLGFTFSFGWTPCIGPILASVIIMASSSKNALASNLLILVYTIGFIAPFIIVALFYSKLFKKFDKVKKHIVLIKQISGIIILVAGLIMIINGFVGINKELGTKNQSQNNISSSQNPNSQSNGNNYDDKSGEEHKVKPIDFTLSDQYGNKHSLSEYKGKTIFLNFWATWCPPCRAEMPYIDELYNEYNQNKDDVVILGVASPNLGREGSEDHIKKFLDDEGHKFPIVFDENGAMVYQYGINAFPSTFIIDKEGYIKRYVPGGMNKDTMKKLIESER is encoded by the coding sequence ATGGAAAATATTAATTTTTTAGTGGTGTTTATAGAGGGAGTTCTCTCGATTTTTTCACCGTGTATTTTGCCTATACTGCCTATATATTTAAGCATGCTATCAAATAGCAGTGTAGACAGCATGAAAGAGAATAAGTTTAAAAGTAGTGTTTTATTAAAAAATACTATATTTTTTACCTTAGGGATATCTACTACATTCTTTATATTAGGGTCATCAATAAATGCATTAACTTCATTTTTTAATACAAATAAAAATATGATAATGATTATTGGTGGATTCATAATAATATTTATGGGTTTATTTTACTTAGGTATTATACAGTCAAATATATTAAGTAGAGAAAAAAGATTTAGTGTTAAATCAAAAAATATGACATCATTATCAGCGTTTTTATTAGGATTTACATTTAGTTTTGGATGGACTCCATGTATAGGACCTATATTAGCGTCAGTAATTATTATGGCATCAAGTTCAAAAAATGCTTTAGCATCAAATTTACTTATATTAGTTTATACAATAGGATTTATTGCACCTTTCATAATAGTGGCATTATTCTATAGCAAACTATTTAAAAAGTTTGATAAGGTAAAAAAACATATTGTTTTAATAAAACAAATAAGCGGAATTATTATTCTTGTAGCTGGATTAATTATGATTATAAATGGATTCGTTGGGATAAATAAAGAGTTAGGAACTAAGAATCAAAGTCAAAATAATATAAGTAGTTCACAAAATCCAAATAGTCAAAGTAATGGAAATAATTATGATGATAAAAGTGGTGAAGAACATAAGGTAAAACCTATAGACTTTACTTTAAGTGATCAATATGGAAATAAACATTCTCTTAGTGAATACAAGGGTAAAACTATATTTTTAAACTTTTGGGCAACGTGGTGTCCACCTTGTAGAGCAGAAATGCCTTATATAGATGAATTATATAATGAATATAATCAAAATAAAGATGATGTAGTAATACTTGGAGTTGCATCACCTAATTTAGGTAGAGAAGGTTCAGAAGATCATATAAAGAAATTTTTAGATGATGAGGGACATAAATTCCCAATAGTATTTGATGAAAATGGTGCTATGGTATATCAATATGGAATAAACGCTTTTCCATCAACTTTTATAATAGATAAAGAAGGTTATATAAAAAGATATGTGCCAGGTGGTATGAATAAAGATACTATGAAAAAGTTAATAGAAAGTGAAAGATAG
- a CDS encoding IS3 family transposase, which yields MKEYIMESINGDAQYYGYRKITYHLRRTYNLIINCKKVYRLCKELNILIWQRKIHFKTKRILASNRTVTASNQVWEIDIKYGYVHGEINEFQTYAEAYKIVNTFMSFYNERRLHSSLKYMPPREFYTLYFGEHVEKICIKI from the coding sequence ATTAAAGAATATATTATGGAATCTATAAATGGTGATGCTCAATATTATGGTTATAGAAAAATAACCTATCACTTAAGGCGCACATATAATTTAATAATAAATTGCAAAAAGGTATACAGGCTTTGTAAAGAATTGAATATCCTTATATGGCAAAGAAAAATACATTTTAAAACTAAACGAATATTAGCATCTAATAGGACTGTCACAGCTTCTAATCAAGTATGGGAAATTGATATAAAATACGGTTATGTTCATGGTGAAATAAATGAATTTCAAACTTATGCTGAAGCTTATAAAATAGTAAATACCTTTATGAGTTTCTATAATGAAAGAAGATTACACTCTAGCTTGAAATATATGCCGCCTAGAGAATTTTATACTCTTTATTTTGGAGAGCATGTAGAAAAAATTTGTATAAAAATATAA
- a CDS encoding heme NO-binding domain-containing protein — protein MKGTVVATWMKTNRKLFGDNIVDEAMDHVGWGRNKIFSPIETVDDDKVKTVIKYIAKNKNMDVKILWRKIGQDNMITFNKYYPAFFQHENVYSFLKSMFDVHVVMTKKFVGAKPPLLTIEPISNKEAIFTYNSSRGMFDYFLGLLDGVCTHFKEKIKIEEVSRTNSKLELKLTFNKNIYYSKNYSFNKFLSLGFIRNFGIKAGIFTFIISLIVMVPLMGLDNIIKSLICSVISGLSTALGVSLMLSPVNRIKNELSTIVDNKYNEDGEIKTNDFFEDIFTLIKKHKNIIQADFVGFKGITDEMNTFINNINSISNSMNSTSSEISGIVEQVAHNSIIQANNTDDAVQTLNGNVNELRSIVQNENGHKLQLENAIGKINNSYEQVDNASKNISMSLEKFNDVKEKGTHLENRAKDITNIVSIVSGISDQTNLLALNAAIEAARAGEQGKGFAVVADSIKKLSEQSKDAVKEVNANLEQFRDEIKSLVEQIGIQYDLLEKETDSLGDVRNASCEANESIQRVAASMIQTINKLNKEADLISNAYKSIEALSTIAEENSASSEEVSASVTTYTNEIKKLIENISDFKGITEVFKKDLEKYKI, from the coding sequence ATGAAAGGAACAGTAGTAGCAACTTGGATGAAAACCAACAGAAAATTATTTGGCGATAACATAGTAGATGAAGCCATGGATCATGTTGGATGGGGACGAAACAAGATTTTTTCACCAATTGAAACTGTTGATGATGATAAAGTAAAAACTGTTATAAAGTACATAGCAAAAAATAAAAACATGGATGTTAAAATATTATGGAGAAAAATTGGACAAGATAATATGATTACATTTAATAAGTACTATCCAGCTTTTTTTCAGCATGAAAATGTATATTCATTTTTAAAATCTATGTTTGATGTCCATGTAGTAATGACTAAAAAGTTTGTAGGGGCTAAGCCACCATTATTAACAATAGAACCAATTTCAAATAAAGAAGCTATATTTACATATAATTCTTCTAGGGGGATGTTTGATTATTTCCTTGGTTTATTAGATGGAGTTTGTACACATTTTAAGGAAAAAATAAAAATAGAAGAGGTTTCAAGAACTAATAGTAAGTTAGAGTTAAAACTTACTTTCAATAAAAATATATATTACAGTAAAAATTATTCATTTAATAAATTTCTTTCTCTAGGATTTATTAGGAATTTTGGTATTAAAGCTGGTATATTTACATTTATTATATCTCTAATAGTAATGGTACCATTAATGGGATTAGATAATATTATAAAATCTTTAATATGCAGTGTAATATCAGGACTATCTACTGCTTTAGGGGTATCATTAATGTTATCACCTGTTAATAGAATAAAAAATGAGCTTAGTACAATAGTAGATAATAAATATAATGAAGATGGAGAAATCAAGACAAATGATTTCTTTGAGGATATTTTTACTTTAATTAAGAAACATAAAAATATTATACAAGCGGATTTCGTTGGATTTAAAGGTATTACAGATGAAATGAATACTTTTATAAACAATATAAATTCTATATCTAATTCTATGAATTCTACATCTAGTGAAATAAGTGGGATAGTAGAACAAGTGGCACATAATTCAATTATTCAAGCTAACAATACAGATGATGCAGTACAAACATTGAATGGAAATGTTAACGAGTTAAGAAGTATAGTTCAAAATGAAAATGGTCATAAACTTCAATTAGAAAATGCAATAGGAAAAATAAATAACAGCTATGAACAAGTAGATAATGCAAGTAAAAATATTTCAATGTCCTTAGAAAAATTCAATGATGTTAAGGAAAAAGGAACTCATCTTGAAAATAGAGCTAAAGATATAACAAACATAGTTTCTATAGTATCAGGTATATCAGATCAAACTAATTTATTAGCACTAAATGCAGCTATTGAGGCAGCTAGAGCAGGAGAACAAGGAAAGGGATTCGCAGTTGTAGCTGATTCTATAAAAAAACTTTCAGAACAATCTAAAGATGCAGTTAAGGAAGTAAATGCAAACTTAGAACAATTTAGAGATGAAATAAAATCATTAGTAGAACAAATAGGAATACAATATGATTTACTAGAAAAAGAAACTGATAGTTTAGGTGATGTTAGAAATGCAAGCTGCGAAGCTAACGAATCTATACAAAGAGTTGCTGCTTCAATGATACAAACAATAAATAAATTGAATAAAGAAGCAGATTTAATTTCAAATGCCTATAAGAGTATAGAAGCTTTATCAACAATTGCTGAAGAAAATTCAGCATCATCAGAAGAAGTGAGTGCTAGCGTAACAACATATACAAATGAAATTAAGAAGTTAATAGAAAATATATCTGATTTTAAGGGAATTACAGAAGTATTCAAAAAAGACTTAGAAAAATATAAAATTTAA
- a CDS encoding amino acid ABC transporter ATP-binding protein translates to MININGLKKSYDKFDVLKGIDLEVKKGEIVTIIGPSGSGKSTFLRCLNYLEEPTEGMIQINDIKVDAKNHTNDDIHNLRKHSGMVFQQFNLFNNKTVLENVMEGLIIVKKLNKKESEEIALEALKKVNMDNKKDVYPKNLSGGQKQRVSIARAIAMNPEVILFDEPTSALDPELVSEVLTVIKNLAKEHRTMIIVTHEMSFAKEISDKIVFIDNGGIIEQGTPEEVLLNPKEDRTKEFLSNVRFL, encoded by the coding sequence ATGATAAATATTAATGGATTAAAGAAAAGCTATGATAAATTTGATGTTTTAAAGGGAATAGATTTAGAAGTTAAAAAAGGAGAAATAGTAACAATTATAGGACCATCCGGTTCTGGAAAGTCTACTTTTTTAAGATGCTTAAATTACTTAGAAGAACCAACAGAAGGAATGATTCAAATTAATGATATAAAAGTAGATGCTAAAAATCACACTAATGATGATATACATAATTTAAGAAAGCATTCAGGGATGGTTTTTCAACAATTTAATCTTTTTAATAATAAAACGGTTTTAGAAAATGTTATGGAAGGCTTAATAATTGTTAAAAAGCTAAATAAAAAAGAAAGTGAAGAAATAGCTTTAGAAGCTCTTAAAAAAGTAAATATGGATAATAAAAAAGATGTGTATCCTAAAAACTTATCTGGTGGTCAAAAGCAGAGGGTATCCATAGCACGAGCAATAGCTATGAATCCTGAAGTAATATTATTTGATGAGCCTACATCAGCTTTAGATCCTGAATTAGTGTCAGAAGTTTTAACTGTCATTAAAAATTTGGCTAAGGAACATAGAACTATGATTATAGTTACCCATGAAATGTCTTTTGCAAAAGAAATATCAGATAAGATAGTATTTATTGATAATGGAGGAATTATAGAGCAAGGAACTCCAGAAGAAGTATTATTAAATCCAAAAGAAGATAGAACTAAAGAGTTTTTATCAAATGTAAGATTTTTATAA
- a CDS encoding HAD family hydrolase: MKKYKCVIFDLDGTVLNTEKMNILPLQRLIKEELGEEHSYESLLKYMAYAGKKTLELLGFKDIDRSYEKWVKYVNEFEEGATLYEGFDKVIEDLSYNGILCGIASSKMRNQYEIDFFKTGLQNYMKSVVLAEDTEKHKPHPDPLLMVAKNLDIDPSKCLYVGDTIFDYKASKAAGMGFALALWGAADLSGINADYNLENPSDLLSIL, translated from the coding sequence ATGAAGAAATATAAATGTGTAATATTTGATTTAGATGGAACTGTTTTAAACACTGAAAAAATGAACATTCTACCACTTCAAAGATTAATAAAGGAAGAGTTAGGAGAGGAACATTCCTATGAAAGTCTATTAAAGTATATGGCTTATGCTGGGAAAAAGACATTAGAGCTTTTAGGATTTAAAGATATAGACAGATCTTATGAAAAATGGGTAAAATATGTTAATGAATTTGAAGAAGGCGCTACTTTATATGAAGGTTTTGATAAAGTAATAGAAGATTTAAGTTATAATGGTATTTTATGTGGAATAGCAAGTTCAAAAATGAGAAATCAATATGAAATAGACTTTTTTAAGACTGGCTTACAAAATTATATGAAAAGTGTTGTTCTAGCAGAGGATACAGAAAAACATAAGCCACATCCAGATCCATTATTAATGGTGGCTAAAAATCTTGATATAGATCCTAGTAAATGTTTGTATGTTGGAGATACAATATTTGATTATAAAGCTTCTAAGGCAGCAGGAATGGGATTTGCATTAGCTTTATGGGGAGCAGCAGATTTAAGTGGAATAAATGCAGATTATAATTTAGAAAATCCAAGTGATCTTTTAAGTATTTTATAA
- the trxA gene encoding thioredoxin: protein MVKHINEQEFDLEVLKEKGVVVVDFFATWCGPCKMLAPVLEDVQSEMSDIKIVKINIDENQKAAETYGVTNIPTIKIFKEGKEVTTKVGFQHKDALIQMIKQSM from the coding sequence GTGGTAAAACATATAAACGAACAAGAATTTGATTTAGAGGTTTTAAAAGAAAAGGGAGTAGTTGTAGTTGATTTCTTTGCAACATGGTGTGGACCTTGCAAAATGTTAGCTCCAGTTTTAGAAGATGTTCAATCTGAAATGTCTGATATAAAAATAGTTAAGATAAATATAGATGAAAATCAAAAAGCAGCAGAAACATATGGAGTTACCAATATTCCAACTATAAAGATATTTAAAGAGGGAAAAGAAGTTACAACTAAAGTTGGATTCCAACATAAGGATGCATTAATCCAAATGATAAAACAATCTATGTAA
- a CDS encoding pentapeptide repeat-containing protein, whose protein sequence is MAKNNSVKGNFHYNNIEKMNKNFMYNNLTRSNCYNSSFAGSNFNFASFRGAHFKSCDFYGCTFKSAEFIGTNLKNSKFRHGKFEDTLFEGVNLNEVDFRDAEFKNTIFVECNLDTCKSLFFDKEEVTIYEEMPKLNISEELEEAINKAMENEFIKASRVIDTKEGKINPIKIIMLQKKYNEEVLIKGFNDMAEAVDRDFHTLSYLFRFFK, encoded by the coding sequence ATGGCTAAAAATAATAGTGTTAAGGGAAACTTTCATTACAATAATATAGAAAAGATGAATAAAAACTTTATGTATAACAATCTTACAAGAAGTAATTGTTATAACTCTAGTTTTGCTGGATCAAACTTTAACTTTGCAAGTTTTAGAGGTGCTCATTTTAAATCTTGTGATTTTTATGGTTGTACTTTTAAAAGTGCAGAGTTTATAGGAACTAACCTTAAAAACAGTAAGTTTAGACATGGAAAGTTTGAAGATACTTTATTTGAAGGAGTTAACTTAAATGAAGTAGATTTTAGGGACGCAGAATTTAAAAATACAATTTTTGTAGAATGTAATTTAGATACTTGCAAAAGCTTATTCTTTGATAAAGAAGAGGTAACTATATATGAAGAAATGCCTAAACTAAATATAAGTGAGGAGCTAGAAGAAGCAATAAACAAAGCCATGGAAAATGAGTTTATAAAAGCTTCAAGAGTTATAGATACAAAAGAAGGAAAAATAAATCCTATAAAAATTATAATGTTACAAAAGAAATATAATGAGGAAGTTTTAATTAAAGGATTTAATGATATGGCAGAAGCTGTAGATAGAGATTTTCATACATTAAGTTATCTATTCCGTTTCTTTAAGTAA
- a CDS encoding transposase, with protein MRGQHYTDEQKEQILQEVKEVGNVSLVGRKHGISTSTIFTWISKSKNRDQIKTKPGRKTSVEGKSNEEEINEVTQENDKLKKILGEKDLEISILKDL; from the coding sequence ATGAGAGGACAACATTACACAGACGAACAAAAGGAACAAATATTGCAAGAGGTTAAAGAGGTAGGAAATGTTTCTTTAGTAGGAAGAAAACATGGAATATCAACTAGTACAATTTTCACTTGGATAAGTAAGTCAAAAAATAGAGATCAGATAAAAACTAAACCAGGTAGAAAAACTTCAGTTGAGGGAAAAAGTAATGAAGAAGAAATAAATGAAGTGACCCAAGAAAATGATAAGTTGAAGAAAATTTTAGGGGAAAAAGACTTAGAAATATCTATTCTTAAAGATCTATAA
- a CDS encoding CHAP domain-containing protein: MRRKNSFIYTMGRGDKTLKRFNRKKNIYSSSLFRILIVIITITLMGGGLYFLHYSKASKGKVGKEIDSYKNVPVYYNGLNYTKTYGESYSEDGYYYGYKWQCVEYIKRFYKEAKNHKMPDVYGNAKDFFDNSVPQGELNKSRDLIQYRNEGNVKPEPDDLIVFSGNIFGHVAIVTEVTEDYVEVIQQNVYSKTREKYDLTEKDGKYIVGKYKKIVGWLRKKQ, encoded by the coding sequence ATGAGGAGAAAGAATTCCTTTATTTACACCATGGGGAGAGGAGATAAAACTTTAAAAAGATTTAATAGGAAGAAAAATATATACAGCTCTTCTTTATTTAGAATTTTAATAGTAATTATAACTATTACTTTAATGGGTGGAGGATTATATTTTTTACATTACTCAAAGGCTTCTAAAGGAAAAGTAGGTAAAGAAATTGATAGCTATAAAAATGTACCTGTCTATTACAACGGATTAAATTATACAAAAACATATGGAGAGAGCTATAGTGAAGATGGATATTATTACGGTTATAAGTGGCAATGTGTAGAATATATAAAAAGATTCTATAAAGAAGCAAAGAATCATAAAATGCCAGATGTATATGGAAATGCTAAAGATTTTTTTGATAATAGTGTTCCACAAGGAGAGTTAAATAAGAGTAGGGATTTAATTCAATATAGAAATGAAGGAAATGTTAAACCAGAACCAGATGATTTAATAGTTTTTTCAGGGAATATATTTGGACATGTTGCAATTGTAACTGAAGTAACGGAAGATTATGTAGAAGTAATTCAACAAAATGTTTATAGTAAAACAAGGGAAAAATACGATTTAACAGAGAAAGATGGTAAATATATTGTTGGTAAATATAAAAAAATAGTTGGATGGTTAAGAAAAAAACAATAA
- a CDS encoding ABC transporter permease subunit (The N-terminal region of this protein, as described by TIGR01726, is a three transmembrane segment that identifies a subfamily of ABC transporter permease subunits, which specificities that include histidine, arginine, glutamine, glutamate, L-cystine (sic), the opines (in Agrobacterium) octopine and nopaline, etc.), with protein sequence MKKRVGVIILLLIMIGILLGGINLFFKNKSNSARRIVVGTSGTYYPFTFSDGDRVSGFEIDLWNEIGKRLNYDIEYKTASFSGLFGLLDSKKVNVISNQITVTDERKKKYYFSEPYVESGAQIIIKNDYEGKIESFEDLKGKKVGVDLGSNYENLLRGKDKSNEIDIVTYQSTDSAFNDLMIGRIDAVVIDKISAVININEKNLPLKLAGEPFEKVVNAFPFIKNDENLEFIKTLNNVLDDMKNDGTLQQISNKWLNIDVVSYNSDSFFNRLIKGIFSGAKTTLALGIISMIIGLIIGTIISIIKNLKVIGLTQILSIYVSFFRGTPVLVQLFLLYFGLPQIFPALKGMSAFTAAYIGLGLNASAYIAEALRAGFETVDKGQLEAALAIGMTRIQATKRIILPQVFRMSIPSLGNIYIDVIKGSSLAFTLGVTEILAKSQMLAAASYRFFESYIAVAIIYWVLIGIFNYLQRILEKRLSIY encoded by the coding sequence ATGAAAAAAAGAGTAGGAGTAATTATATTACTATTAATAATGATAGGCATTTTATTAGGCGGAATAAATTTATTTTTTAAAAATAAAAGTAATTCAGCTAGAAGAATTGTAGTAGGAACATCTGGAACTTATTATCCATTTACTTTTTCAGATGGAGATAGGGTAAGTGGATTTGAAATAGACCTTTGGAATGAAATTGGCAAAAGGTTAAATTATGATATAGAATATAAAACTGCTTCATTTAGTGGTTTATTTGGATTATTAGATTCAAAGAAAGTAAATGTTATATCTAATCAAATAACAGTTACAGATGAAAGAAAAAAAAAGTATTATTTTTCAGAGCCATATGTAGAAAGCGGAGCTCAGATTATAATCAAAAATGACTATGAAGGAAAAATAGAGTCTTTTGAAGATTTAAAAGGGAAAAAAGTAGGAGTAGATTTAGGAAGTAATTATGAGAATTTATTAAGAGGTAAGGACAAAAGTAATGAAATAGATATAGTAACATATCAAAGCACAGATTCTGCCTTTAATGATCTTATGATTGGAAGAATAGATGCAGTTGTAATAGATAAAATATCTGCAGTTATAAACATAAATGAGAAAAACCTACCGTTAAAATTAGCAGGAGAACCATTTGAAAAAGTAGTTAATGCATTTCCTTTCATAAAGAATGATGAAAACTTAGAATTTATAAAAACTTTAAATAATGTATTAGACGATATGAAAAATGATGGTACGTTACAACAAATATCTAATAAATGGCTTAATATTGACGTTGTATCTTATAATAGTGACAGTTTCTTTAACAGATTAATTAAAGGAATTTTTTCAGGGGCTAAGACAACACTAGCATTAGGCATTATATCAATGATAATTGGATTAATTATAGGTACCATAATTTCAATTATTAAAAATTTAAAGGTTATAGGATTAACTCAAATACTATCTATATATGTATCATTTTTTAGAGGAACTCCAGTTTTAGTACAATTATTTTTACTATACTTTGGGTTACCTCAAATATTTCCAGCACTTAAAGGGATGAGTGCATTTACTGCAGCATATATAGGATTAGGACTTAATGCATCAGCATATATTGCAGAAGCGTTGAGAGCAGGCTTTGAGACAGTTGATAAGGGACAGTTAGAAGCAGCTTTAGCAATAGGAATGACTAGAATACAAGCTACAAAAAGGATAATACTACCACAGGTGTTTAGAATGTCAATACCTTCCCTTGGAAATATATATATAGATGTTATAAAGGGCTCCTCTTTAGCATTTACTCTTGGAGTTACTGAAATATTAGCAAAATCTCAAATGTTAGCAGCAGCAAGCTATAGATTTTTTGAAAGTTATATAGCAGTAGCTATTATATATTGGGTATTAATAGGTATATTTAATTATTTACAAAGAATACTTGAAAAAAGACTTTCTATTTATTAG
- a CDS encoding [FeFe] hydrogenase, group A gives MSKNHKKSKKLIRQPNELISIDRKKCIACTACAINCTKLTNISVLKLNNPNKKYTIPKERNFNNSGCIYCGQCTLLCPTGSIDAENSTNKIIAAKESNKYMVAIFAPSVKATLGEEFNLPIGTNVSEKLVPSAKALGFKKVFTTDFGADLTVVEEAKELFKRITRAGVLPMFTSCCPSWIKWVERFKPELLPCISTCKSPQQMIGATIKTYFAKIKGIPPENIFIASIKPCTSKKFEAKRPGMGRNNYFDIDAVLTVREYAKFLKENSIDINTLKPENPDTLLGEYSGAGNLFGSSGGVLKSTLRTLYYYFNNKNPDLTNNINLVDLNGFPGVKVVNYNINGSIIKTAAISGISNLIKFLDSGLWINYHFIEVMACPGGCINGGGTPKVSKKDRVNEKLCISCGTCINNCPVNAINFNSKNIAEISINKCVGCTLCSNLCRSNAISVDYYDKSTNSLLETNYIALRKFVLEEIDLKSEIRFSHENKDIQTLYNLYLGEVGGLKAEKFLHIKYT, from the coding sequence TTGAGCAAAAATCATAAAAAAAGCAAAAAACTTATACGCCAACCCAATGAATTAATATCAATAGATAGAAAAAAATGTATCGCTTGTACAGCTTGCGCAATTAATTGTACTAAATTAACAAATATTTCTGTTTTAAAATTAAATAATCCAAATAAGAAATATACAATACCTAAGGAAAGAAATTTTAATAATAGTGGATGTATATATTGTGGACAATGTACTCTACTATGTCCAACAGGATCTATTGATGCTGAAAATTCTACTAATAAAATTATTGCTGCTAAGGAAAGTAATAAATATATGGTTGCAATTTTTGCTCCTTCTGTTAAAGCAACTTTAGGAGAAGAGTTTAATTTACCTATAGGAACTAACGTATCTGAAAAACTTGTCCCATCTGCCAAAGCTTTAGGTTTTAAAAAGGTTTTTACAACTGACTTTGGAGCTGATTTAACTGTTGTTGAAGAAGCTAAAGAGTTGTTTAAAAGAATTACTAGAGCTGGAGTATTACCTATGTTTACATCTTGTTGCCCTTCTTGGATAAAATGGGTAGAAAGATTTAAACCTGAATTACTTCCTTGTATATCTACTTGCAAATCCCCTCAACAAATGATTGGTGCAACTATAAAAACTTATTTCGCTAAAATAAAGGGGATACCTCCTGAAAATATTTTTATTGCTTCAATTAAACCCTGTACCTCAAAAAAATTTGAAGCTAAAAGGCCTGGAATGGGTAGGAATAATTACTTTGATATAGATGCAGTTTTAACTGTTAGAGAATATGCTAAATTTTTAAAAGAAAATAGTATTGATATAAATACACTTAAACCTGAAAATCCTGATACACTATTAGGCGAATATAGTGGTGCTGGAAACTTATTTGGAAGTAGTGGTGGTGTTCTTAAATCTACCTTAAGAACTTTATATTATTATTTTAACAATAAAAATCCAGATTTAACTAATAATATAAATTTAGTAGATTTAAATGGATTTCCAGGTGTAAAAGTTGTTAATTATAATATAAATGGTTCTATTATAAAAACAGCTGCGATTAGCGGAATTTCAAATTTAATAAAATTCTTAGATAGTGGTTTATGGATAAATTATCATTTTATAGAAGTTATGGCTTGTCCAGGGGGTTGTATCAATGGTGGGGGAACACCTAAAGTAAGTAAAAAAGATCGAGTTAATGAAAAACTTTGTATTTCATGTGGCACTTGTATAAATAATTGTCCTGTAAACGCTATAAATTTTAATTCAAAGAACATTGCTGAAATCTCTATTAATAAATGTGTAGGATGTACTTTATGTAGTAATTTATGTAGAAGTAATGCAATCTCAGTAGATTATTATGATAAAAGCACTAATTCACTTCTAGAAACTAATTATATAGCATTACGTAAATTTGTATTAGAAGAAATTGATTTAAAATCTGAAATAAGATTTTCTCATGAAAATAAAGACATACAAACTTTATATAATTTATACTTAGGGGAAGTTGGAGGATTAAAAGCAGAAAAGTTCCTCCATATAAAATATACCTAA